From Homalodisca vitripennis isolate AUS2020 chromosome 1, UT_GWSS_2.1, whole genome shotgun sequence, the proteins below share one genomic window:
- the LOC124352907 gene encoding uncharacterized protein LOC124352907 yields the protein MKIGLVYGVLLYVCLAEIFTTAQIQGDDGWNTMMDSVMDNNIVMPIGDGQSSGNNNGDVFSDILSRSVIGRKKKRRKRRKNRYRSYGVRHTGESAVKLILFVLWFLYYS from the coding sequence ATGAAAATTGGCCTGGTGTACGGTGTGCTGCTGTACGTGTGTTTGGCGGAAATCTTCACCACCGCCCAGATCCAAGGCGACGACGGATGGAATACGATGATGGATAGTGTGATGGATAACAACATTGTGATGCCTATCGGAGATGGCCAGAGCTCAGGCAATAACAACGGCGATGTATTCTCAGACATTTTATCACGGTCAGTAATTGGGCGAAAAAAGAAGCGGCGGAAACGAAGAAAAAACCGCTACCGCAGTTACGGGGTCCGCCACACAGGGGAGTCCGCGGTCAAGTTAATACTTTTTGTTCTGTGGTTTCTGTACTACTCTTAG